TTTTTATAACGCCCCCATCATTATCGGATTATGAAAATACCGTCACCATATGTGAATTAACTCTTAATAATATCGAAGAAAATATTCCAGAGTTATATAAAGAGATTAATGGATTAATTGATAATATAGTAATTATTGAATCCAATGGTGTAAATGCAGGTTCGTATCTTAATGCATTGGGTACATTTATAATGAGAACATTTAAACCTGAAAGTGAACATTGGACAAGAATATTAGAACATATTGTACATGAGTCAGCGCATAACTTATTATATCATATTTGGTATCAAGAACCTTTGATAACAGACGATGATGGTTTGTATTATACTCCTTTTAGATTAGATCATCGGCCATTAAGTGGTGTTTATCATGCAATGTATGTGTTGGCTAGGACAATTTTTGCTTTTGATATGCTTTTACAAAACAGTGTGATTCGGGAAGTTGAAATTAAAAGCCATTATAATGAGGCGAATAATAATACGCCGTTTAAAGATAAATTTTTTCAAACAGTAAAAGTTATTGAATCTTCGCGGAAGATGACATCGTTTGGAAATAAGTTATTAGACGACTGTATTCAACTTGTAGATGGTTGTGAGTCAAACTTTTAAATGGTGCGATCGAATAGTCACTATTTTTTAATTGTGAGGTTTTAGATTGTCGGCGCCGGGAGCGCCTACAACCGACCCAGGGCGGGATCGTACTTTGTTAAAAAGCATGATCTTGTTCATGTTATCTTCCTTGTTATCAGTGCTATCACGCTCGATTACAACGAAGAGCGCACCCACGAGAGCTTAGGTAATATTCCTCCGGCTGAATACCGGAGGCAACTGGAAACCTCTAGCTTTGAATTGTCTCGCTAAGGGGGAGTGGACAGGATCTTGGGTGAAAACCAAGCATAACCCCAAAAAAGTCTAAGACGAATAGCTTAGGCTCTGTCAGCGGCCTGAAAAGCCGTTCACCTTATGTGCACGGCATTACTCCAATAGATTGCTTTGTTTCTTACCTAATTTGGGCACTAAACTGTTAATAGGATCGGAAAATACTTCTTGACCCTCCAATCCATTAGTTTAAACAAACTTTTTCGAGACCATAAGTTTCATCCAGCAAGCCTGGTTCCATTTGGGACAGAATCTGCAAGCGATTCCACATATTAACCAAGCCAATTGCTACAGTAATCTCCGAAATCTCTTCTTGGGTAAAATACTCTGAGATATGTCCATATAGTTTATCGTCAACGCCATTTTGATCAATATTAGTAAGCGCTTCGGTAAGAGCTAGTGCAGCTTTTTCCTTTGCACTGAAGAGTGGTGACTCTCGCCAAATGGGTATATGGTAGAGGCGAAGCTCTCTTTCTCCCTTAATTTTTGCCTGTTTTGAATGCATATCTACACAAAATGCACACTTGTTTAGTTGGGATGCTCTGAGATCGATCAGGTACTTGAGTCGCGGGTCTATGGATATTTTCTCCACAGCAATACTTACTGCTTGAAGAGATTTTACGAGGGCAGGAACGGTTTTGAAATGATTCACTCGATTTGACATTGTAACCTCACAACTAAATATTAATTTCATCAATAATGGAGAGCGCTTTGGGAATAGCAAAATCGCGGGTAATCGGATCGTGAGTTCCATCTATCCGGATAAAATTCAAATTGGTAATGCCGATATATTGAAAAGCGTATTTTATATAAGGGGTGAATTGGTCATGGCTGACAAGCGGTCCGTGCGAGAATATGCTTCCACTTGACACCACAATATAAACACTTTTGTTTGGAACCAACCCTATCTTGTTACCCGCCGTGTCTGTAAACTTGAATGTTCGTCCTGCCCTAGTGATATGATCAAACCAAGCCTTCAATACAGATGGTAATCCCAGATTCCAGATTGGCGATGATATGACTAACAAATCGCTGTCGAACAGGATATCTATCATTCGATCAGAAAGTTGTACGGCTTTTTTTTGTTGCTCTTTCCGTTCATCCGGTTTTGTTAAGAATGCATCGACAGTACAGCCATCCAGATGTGGCAAAGGCTCTTGCGATAGGTCAATAATTTTTTCATTGATACTTGGGTATTTCTTCTTCAGCCTGTCGACGAGATAGTCTGAGACTACCCTCGACGAAGAACCGTTAATGTTTGGACTCACTTTAATGTGTAAGAGATTCATACACTTCTCCTTTATAATCATTGGCTTGACTGTTTTTCGCTCGTAACTTTATTTCCTGCTACCTCTTCAAGCAGTTGATAAGATAGCCTGTTGATGAAGATAATTATTGAATATTTTCGACATCTACCCTGTAGATATTCAGGGAAGGGAACACACCAATTGACTTAGTTGGTTAAATTAGCGTGAATTTCTTTGCAGTCAGTGATCTGATATTTGACATTTATAGGCAGCCTAATGGAAAAAAACACTTACTGAACAGACATCTGGAAAGGGCACAACAATCTGAATGCATTTAAGGAGACGTAAAACGAGCACAGATTCGGTATTAGCGCTCAGTCACCCCCGCCTAACCTCCCCCTTGAAAAGGGGGAGGAACAGTCCGAGCGTGTTGCGCGTACGAATACTCCCACCCTCGAATCAGGTCCTAAACGATCAGAATTTGATGAAACACGTTGATCACCACCAAAGTTCTCCGGCTCATCCGTCACGAATGCGTTTTTTCATCTTGTAGATTCTTTTATCAACATCTACTATTCAGGCGCGATCAAGGATGAGTGATACATGCGCCCAGGACATTCCCGATACAGAATCATGATGATAGCCAGCTTCTTGAGCTGGCTGTTGATCGTTGCGATGCCTGTGGTGAATGCCCACCATCAACCGGCGGGCACCTGGGCAAGCCTGTGTACACTCGGTGGCTTCAAACTGGTCAAACTGGATGATGGCACGGAGCAGCTTAAACCTGATCCGCAGGGGCACTGTCCCATCGGTGTTTTCAGCCTGGCTCATACTGATGACCGATGGCTAGGGCTGGGTGCGCAATATCGCGAACAACCGCTCAGGCCTTATGCCTTCTCGCCTTCCCAGTGGGACTATTTTCTTCTTCCTTCCCGAGCGCCGCCACTGGCGTAATCACCCGTTCTGATTTCGGTCAGCCGGATTCGCATTTCTCAAATACAGAATAAAGTTGCCTTGGTCTGTCATGGACCGTGGCGTTTATTTGTGCGCGCATTGAACGCACTGGAAGGAAAATCATGAACCATCAAACCAATCAAATCGGGCAATCCGATGCGCTACCCGTTCAGCGTACCTGGTATATGACCGCCTGGCGCTGGCATTTTTACGCAGGACTTTATGTTGTCCCTTTTCTGATCATGCTGGCCGTGACAGGCCTGATGATGCTGTATGCAGGCACGCTCGACAACCTTCGTTTCAAAGACATTCTTTTTGTCGAACCTGCCGGGCAGACTGTGCCGGTGACACAGCAATTGAATGCGGTGCAGCAGGCCTTTCCGGATGCGCAGGTTCATCAGTATCTGACCCCGAAACAGCCTGAAGATGCCGCCAGATTCGCCATTGTGACGGCAGCAGGGCAAGGACGCTTTGTAACGGTGAATCCGTACACTGCAGCGGTGCTGGGATCTTTGGATCGGGATGACAATCTCTACACGCTGGCCAATGAGATTCACGGCACATTGCTGATGGGTGATCTGGGCGATCGTCTGATTGAGCTGGCCGCCAGTTTTGCTGTCATCCTGATTGTCAGTGGTGCTTACCTGTGGTGGCCGCGCGATCATGCCAGCAAAGCAGGCATGTTCCGGATTCGCATGAACAGCGGACGGCGGACATTCTGGCGCGATTTACATGCCAATCTGGGCGCTGTGACAGCGGTTTTCCTGTTGCTCTTTATGCTGTCGGGCTTGTCCTGGTCGGGTATCTGGGGCAGTAAAATGGTTCAGGCATGGAATTCATTCCCGGCCGGCGTTTTCGGTGATGTGCCGCTCTCAGATGCCAAACATGCTGAGATGAATCATGGCGCGTTAGAGGAAGTGCCGTGGAATCTGGAGCAGACACCGATGCCTGCTTCCGGCTCTCATGCTGGTCATGATGGGATTCATGGGCCGGTAAATCTGGATGCCGTGGTCGCATTTGCCAAAGCGCAGGGTCTGACGGCTTTTCGGGTGAATCTGCCTAAAGGTGAGCAAGGCGCGTTCAGTGTGCTGCAAAGTACCATGAGTAATGACATCACGGATGCGACGCAGGATCGCACCCTGCATCTCGACCAGTACACGGGTAAAGTGCTGGCCGATATCCAATATGATGAGTATTCGCCAATGGCAAAAGCGATGGCTTGGGGCATTGCACTGCATGAAGGGGACTTCGGATGGTGGAATAAAGCGGTGAATACCTTTTTGTGTCTGTCGTTTATTTTGATCAGCTTCAGTGGCGTCATGATGTGGTGGCTGCGCCGCCCGAAAGGGAAGCGCATGCTTTCTGCGCCGCCAGCACCGAAAAATATGACGCTGTGGAAAGGGGCAACGGTTGTGATTGCAGTGCTAGGCGTCTGCTTCCCACTGGCCGGGATCACGATTTTAACTGTGCTGCTTGCCGACCGTCTGATCTTCAGCCGGGTCCCGACACTCGCGCGATTCTTTGGGTAATTGTCTTATTCCTCCCCTTGAAAAGGGGGAGGAACAGATCGAGTTAGTTGCGAGTGCGAATCTTCCCTCCCTTTAGCAAGGGGGGGGTGGGGTTCGAACAGCGCGCACGGATTGGGCATATGTGCACAGTAACCCCCTCCTAGCCTCCCCCTTGTAAAGGGGGAGGAACAGTCCGAGTGTGTTGCGAGTGCTGATTATTCCCTCCCCTTGGCAAGGGGAGGGCTAGGGTGGGGTTCGAACAGCGCGCACGGATTGGGCATATGTGTCCAGTAACTCCCTCCTAGCCTCCCCCTTGAAAAGGGGGGAGGAACAGTCCGAGTGTGTTGCGAGTGCAAATCTTCCCTCCCTTTAGCAAGGGGGGCAGGGTGGGGTTCGAACAGCGCGCCCGGATTGGGCATATGTGCACAGTAACCCCCTCCTAGCCTCCCCTTGAAAAGGGGGAGGAGCAGTCCGAGTTTGTTGCGAGTGCAAATCTTCCCTCCCTTTAGCAAGGGGGGCGAACAGCGCGCCCGAATTTGGCTTTGGTGCAGGATAACCCCCTCCTAGCCTCCCCCTTGAAAAGGGGGAGGAACAGTCCGAGTTTGTTGCGAGTCCGAATCTTCCCTCCCTTTAGCAAGGGGGGGGCAGGGTGGGGTTCGAACAGCGCGCCCGAATTTGGCATTTGTGCACAGTAACCCCCTCCTAGCCTCCCCTTGAAAAGGGGGAGGGACAGTCCGAGTGTGTTGCCAGTGCAAATCTTCCCTCCCTTTAGCAAGGGGGCAGGGTGGGGTTCGAACAGCGCGC
The Photobacterium sp. GJ3 DNA segment above includes these coding regions:
- a CDS encoding FMN-dependent NADH-azoreductase, encoding MNLLHIKVSPNINGSSSRVVSDYLVDRLKKKYPSINEKIIDLSQEPLPHLDGCTVDAFLTKPDERKEQQKKAVQLSDRMIDILFDSDLLVISSPIWNLGLPSVLKAWFDHITRAGRTFKFTDTAGNKIGLVPNKSVYIVVSSGSIFSHGPLVSHDQFTPYIKYAFQYIGITNLNFIRIDGTHDPITRDFAIPKALSIIDEINI
- a CDS encoding PepSY domain-containing protein, with amino-acid sequence MNHQTNQIGQSDALPVQRTWYMTAWRWHFYAGLYVVPFLIMLAVTGLMMLYAGTLDNLRFKDILFVEPAGQTVPVTQQLNAVQQAFPDAQVHQYLTPKQPEDAARFAIVTAAGQGRFVTVNPYTAAVLGSLDRDDNLYTLANEIHGTLLMGDLGDRLIELAASFAVILIVSGAYLWWPRDHASKAGMFRIRMNSGRRTFWRDLHANLGAVTAVFLLLFMLSGLSWSGIWGSKMVQAWNSFPAGVFGDVPLSDAKHAEMNHGALEEVPWNLEQTPMPASGSHAGHDGIHGPVNLDAVVAFAKAQGLTAFRVNLPKGEQGAFSVLQSTMSNDITDATQDRTLHLDQYTGKVLADIQYDEYSPMAKAMAWGIALHEGDFGWWNKAVNTFLCLSFILISFSGVMMWWLRRPKGKRMLSAPPAPKNMTLWKGATVVIAVLGVCFPLAGITILTVLLADRLIFSRVPTLARFFG
- a CDS encoding carboxymuconolactone decarboxylase family protein — encoded protein: MSNRVNHFKTVPALVKSLQAVSIAVEKISIDPRLKYLIDLRASQLNKCAFCVDMHSKQAKIKGERELRLYHIPIWRESPLFSAKEKAALALTEALTNIDQNGVDDKLYGHISEYFTQEEISEITVAIGLVNMWNRLQILSQMEPGLLDETYGLEKVCLN
- a CDS encoding HEXXH motif-containing putative peptide modification protein — its product is MDISSLDWAIPSFQQARELKLINTRELFESIEHVIEASDYDKSIKVHSDAYLNNLSCYSSVEIFIIHEELINHAYNQNKQKCHDVLDALFLHLDTKKIKNNLDIKYFGNAFDQNIDHYFNNIMSSSHKESYEDKYRNQRLFITPPSLSDYENTVTICELTLNNIEENIPELYKEINGLIDNIVIIESNGVNAGSYLNALGTFIMRTFKPESEHWTRILEHIVHESAHNLLYHIWYQEPLITDDDGLYYTPFRLDHRPLSGVYHAMYVLARTIFAFDMLLQNSVIREVEIKSHYNEANNNTPFKDKFFQTVKVIESSRKMTSFGNKLLDDCIQLVDGCESNF